AGATCATTAATTTGGTCTTTGCGGTGGATAGACGTGCGATTACTTTATGTGTTTACTTCACTATTCGTAATGCCAGTTTGTCTGCTGTTGAATACCAACCATAGCCGAACACATGCTTATCGTTATTTTCATCATCGATTAGGATATGGAAGGTTGCGTGCTGCATGGAATACATACATCAATCATTGTCTGTTCAGTCAGATAGTTGTTGATCGTTTTGCTGTCTTTGCAGGCAAACATTTCAAAGTAGAGATAGAAGGGTATGATCAGTTTCTTCGTTTAGAAGCGCAGGAGAAAGGCTTTTTAGTCTTTAGTTCTCATGTGGGATGTTATGAAGTCGCAGGCTATTCTTTGACTTCAAAACTCAAGCGTTTCAATGCTTTAGTGTTTGGGGGAGAGAAAGCTGCAGTCATGGAGGGACGTCAGGAGGTCTTGGAACAGCATAATATCCGAATGATTCCTGTAAAAGAAGATATGAGTCATCTCTTTTTAGTGAATGAAGCCATTGATAATAATGAGATTGTCAGCATGCCCGCAGACCGTATTGTTGGTTCAACGAAAGCTGTAACATCTTGTTTTTTAGGTGCACCAGCACGATTTCCTGCTGGTCCGCTTTCCGTTGCGACGATGAAAGGTTTAGATGTCTTGGCGGTCAATGTGGTGAAGGTTGCTTCAAAGCGCTATAAAGTGGTTGCCACAACACTGTCATACGATAAGGATGCTCCGCGAAAGGAACAGATGCAGCAACTATCAGATAGTTATGTGGCTGAACTTGAAAGAATCGTTCGTCGATATCCTTCACAATGGTTTAATTTCTATGACTTTTGGTCATAGATGAAGCATGAACGCTATGATTAAATTTGATGTAGAAAACCCGTCTGAGACTGATCTCCGTGCAATAGATATACATGAACTCTTGCCACAGCAGGAGCCTTTTGTCATGATTGGCTCATTGGTGTATTTCGACAAGACATTAATAGTTACAGAGACAAAGGTTCAACGTGATAATATCTTTGTGGATGGAAATCGTTTCTCGGCTTCTGGTTTAATGGAGAATATTGCTCAAACTTGTGCTGCTCGTATTGGATATGTCAATAAGTTTATCTTAAAGAAAGGCATTCAGTTAGGGTTTATTGGAGGGGTGCGTAATTTTGAAGTGATAGCATTACCTATTATCGGCGATGTAATAACAACTCGAGTTGAAGTGAAGGAAGAGGTTTTTGGCATGACCTTGGCAGAAGCTACGATTGTGTGTGGTGACAAGGTGTTGGTGACATCAGAGATAAAAATAGCCATAAAAGAGCATAATGAATAGAAAAGTTGAATAAAGTTGTAAAATATCCAGCATTAAGATGATAGAATTAAGGGCATCGAAAGAGTTTACAATCCGGTTCAGTGAGGTTGATTCCATGAATGTAGTATGGCATGGTTCTTATCCACTTTATTTCGAAGATGCACGTGAAGTCTTTGGAAAGAAATACGGATTGGAATATATGAGCTTTTTCGATAATGGATATTTTGCTCCTTTGGTAGAACTCACATTTCATTACAAGAAGCCTATAAAATATGGTATGACACCACGTATAGATATTATCTATCGTCCAACGGAGGCTGCAAAAATAGTTTTTGATTATGAGATACATGATACGGAAGATGATAGCTTGATAGCAACAGGCCATTCTGTACAAGTCTTTATGGATCTTAACTATCAATTAGTTTGGGATAATCCTCCTTTCTATCAGCAGTGGAAAGAGCGGTGGAAACAAGTGGAGGCAAGGAAATGAGAGCTAAAATGAAACAAAACGTAATGGTTTCCGTGTTAGCAGATAATGTCATTTCTCCATTGGGCGAGACATCAGAGGAGAATTATCAGGCTGTGAAAGAGGGGAAGTCTGCTATCCATGCTTATGCTCCTATGACTGCAGGTATACCTAATGGTTTTGTTGCATCTTTATTATCTT
The nucleotide sequence above comes from Segatella oris. Encoded proteins:
- a CDS encoding lipid A biosynthesis acyltransferase, translated to MHRSLIWSLRWIDVRLLYVFTSLFVMPVCLLLNTNHSRTHAYRYFHHRLGYGRLRAAWNTYINHCLFSQIVVDRFAVFAGKHFKVEIEGYDQFLRLEAQEKGFLVFSSHVGCYEVAGYSLTSKLKRFNALVFGGEKAAVMEGRQEVLEQHNIRMIPVKEDMSHLFLVNEAIDNNEIVSMPADRIVGSTKAVTSCFLGAPARFPAGPLSVATMKGLDVLAVNVVKVASKRYKVVATTLSYDKDAPRKEQMQQLSDSYVAELERIVRRYPSQWFNFYDFWS
- a CDS encoding pseudouridylate synthase, with the protein product MNAMIKFDVENPSETDLRAIDIHELLPQQEPFVMIGSLVYFDKTLIVTETKVQRDNIFVDGNRFSASGLMENIAQTCAARIGYVNKFILKKGIQLGFIGGVRNFEVIALPIIGDVITTRVEVKEEVFGMTLAEATIVCGDKVLVTSEIKIAIKEHNE
- a CDS encoding acyl-CoA thioesterase, translating into MIELRASKEFTIRFSEVDSMNVVWHGSYPLYFEDAREVFGKKYGLEYMSFFDNGYFAPLVELTFHYKKPIKYGMTPRIDIIYRPTEAAKIVFDYEIHDTEDDSLIATGHSVQVFMDLNYQLVWDNPPFYQQWKERWKQVEARK